DNA sequence from the Cucumis melo cultivar AY chromosome 6, USDA_Cmelo_AY_1.0, whole genome shotgun sequence genome:
ctcgtagtttgtaatcatattctattaaataaagtcgttattgagaaattgaatactataatcttaaatctaataaactaaggtttCGAGGCTATTTTGAGCaaacttgaattttatgtagagacataaacgtgggtCAAGTTCGAATacatagcctaaatagtctatagtatatgaataaaagTTGGGCGCCTTATCCAGAGAAACTATGGATGCaacccgctttgtagttagtacaacgaggtgatcctgaatcgttcatgtagagacatgaaagtggaggcatcctatgtaaagtgtttatataagactgaaccataaaatagtcacttttatgtaTAACgttgtttactgtttaaaactgactatctcgattattgatgacctaggtaacttaatcttaattctgagctaaCTGTAGATTTCTGTTTACacaagattatccttagatctacataggtgagggcagcgcATTAGTGTTGACataataagcctcccatttcaggggtaagatcgagtggatagctGGGGGCATAGGATGTAAGaagaaattcactcctacttactttagggttagtagataggttattcccttaaagactgaatccaagtcttgaataaggggccccaccctctcattagtacgagagggattcgatttataggtttgGTAGTgaattagtgggacttaaggagcaagatgtaatcttaggggtaaaacggtattttgacctagcaGAGGTTATGAACAAACCTgtaaaggattaacttactgatcatggttaaaTCAAATGGATccaatatatctatagtgagaagagtgcaactacgggactttagtggaatgacttgttaattaaagaatgttgattaactcggtctaaaagagtttagatagttaatctcggatcattggagcgcatgatctataggttcgttaagttcccctgctagctcatatggaataaacttagaacagtatgatggaaagagttgaattattcaaattaggtgaggagagagaaactgataagtatatgtgatatagttgtTAGATTTCAGATCACATatagagctttatatttaaatggaatttaaatattaaaaaatatgaatgcggattcatactcgaaagctcgaaaatgatggaaatagtcaaagttgtaaaaagtcaaaatgttgacttttttactttgaaaaactttgactggcaatatattcaaatatgatttgaattttgaaaaaataaatgtggattcatgctcagaaggtcgaaattagtcaagtcggacaaaatggtaaaaagtcaaaatgttgactattttgtttgaaaagtcaaagtttgccttttgaccaaatgaccattttgccctttGACCAAAACTAAtgaaaaaatccaacattttgttggataatcccactaactctaaTGGGCAAGGTGTTGTCTTTTTTTAAAGACTAAAAGTTCACTAAAGAAAGTGGACTTTGAGTTGTTGGGCTTTAGTGTTGCATGGACATACATAGCAGGTCAACCTTAGTGGTAATTCAAACATCAATTGGATCTTCGAACATAAGTAtattaaaaaaaccctaattttaaagtttttcaGTTTAGGGTTTCTTGCTAATTAAGTGCAATTAGGGTAGAATTATGATCCTGTTTCTGCAATGCATGTTTTTTTTCTAtcatatatttggtacacgatcgtttaattgtttgtatttgctacaagatcgtttaaatttgagttgccaaatctcaacgatttttttcaagactttttagtacatgatcgtttagatttgatcgttttgttaattttgactaccaaatctaaacaatttttttatacactatcatttagatttggctatctaatatcccaacgattttttttcaccatcttttatatttacacacaatcttaaacaaccaaataacagtttgaaaaaaaataaaaaaaaatagatcttttatatttgatatacgatcttaaaccaaataacaatctgaaaaaaataaaagaaaatttgcagaAGAATAGTAAAAACAatggaaaggaaagaaaaattgcagaagatggaaaggaaagacaaacaaaaatatttaaaaaattgtagaagaagagaagaaaaagaggatggaaagaaaaaaaattcgaaaagaggaagagaagaaagacgataaaaaagcCAACACGAGCTTAGCTTAACTGACATCTGTTTGCAACTCGTGCACAATAGATCCTAGGTTCAAATCTTCCAATCCCTATATTTAATTACAATACCTTTAAAAAAACGataaaaagaaaggacaaacttagaatatttgaaaaaatggCCAGCCTCACAGGCCAaacaataaatattttgttgattCGTTATacttatgaaaattaacctatgtataaattaaataaaatttaggtcatcgataaaatattgtttttgaAGGAGGCTATATCTTTGTGTCTTTCCGAAATATATATGAATTGGacttttattcttttccaatttccaatatctactcttttttttttttttttttttggtactATTGATTGATTTGGGTTATTGTTTGTGGGTTTACTTTAGCTTCTAAATATATGCTCTTGAATTACTTCACTGCCCTTCCCAACAATTTGGTCCAATCCTTGGCCCTACACCCACACTATCCATAGGAGCATCTTTGTAGTTGtacttaaaaaataattaaaaattgatcctatctaattttaaatttatcaaTCAAATATGTCTATTATATTCTTCATTAGCTAATGTTCAAATTAATATATAACtattttgaaacatttttcAAACTAACACTTTGAAGAGTAAATAAACAATATGCATGAGAAATTAGTATATTTTACTTGTGAGAAATTTTTGAATATAAGTAAAAGTAAACTAAAATAGTAGGAAAAATTAagaagttttattttaaatggtAAAATTGTTGAAAGTATATAAAAATACGTCAAAATTTCATAGTCTATCAATTATagatattgatatatatatatatatatatatatatatatatatatatatatatatatatatatatatatattagtgcACTCTATCAATATTTACCAATGATAGGCCTATCATTGTCTATTAACATTCATCAATgatattttgttgtatttttaaacattttagctcattttgttatattcgaAAACAAGtcacaagaaaataataagcaacaatttatataaaagaaaatattcttgAACTTTATAATAGATTCCTAACAAATTTTGAGATTctttttgttaaaataaaatgaaaatgaatgtcATCACAATTGTTGTATAAAATGTAAAGACATATATAATAATGTTTACAAAGGATAGtctttaaatatagtaaaataaaccaaaatatttataaaatatagtaaaattttaagaGCTATCAATAATAGGTATTGACAAACATTTATATACTTTTATCGGTATCTATTAATGTCACCTATAGACATTTAAAGAAGCTTATGAGTGTTTATCGTTGATAGCTTAAAactttttactatatttgtaaataatttgaacaattttatcatttacagtagtttttctatataaaaaaaatatgagtgtttggatttatttgagaaaaaagaatatttcccaaaaaactctttttttttttttttatttacactTTTCCTCGTAACTATTTAAAATACACTTTAAGAATGGTTTCAAAGGGAATTAAACACTACAAAGTTGttttaaataacatttttttaaaaaaaattaaacacatccaatttatcattttaaaaacaaattttgaaaagaaaaagaaaaagaagaagaaaagaaaggtaaatacataaataaaataattaggaGGGTAGATGGGAGAAGTAGCATGCGAATGAAGAAGGATATCTTTTGTCCTTGAAGATTAAACTAAAAGCCGAGTGTCATTAAAggaaaactatatatatatataaaagaaatgaaaataaataaacaaaatctaTATATAAGTAGGAAAAAGGGaatgatgaaaagaaagaaagaaaaaagggatTACGTATTGAGTTTAAGAATATACTTAAAGATTAATGGTCAAATCGAGTTGACGTTTCATTGTATTATCTAAAAACTCAAAACTCTGTGGACCAAAAAGTTTGAtttagtatttttattttattaattaaaaaaattaataagaaaaaagaaaaaggggaaatgaaaagcaaaaaataaataaataaataaataaataaaatagaaggAATGAGAGAGAGGGGGgagggggggagggggggggggcgTGGTAGTGGTAGTGGCAGTGGCAGTGGCAGAAGCAGTGGAGTGTGATTTGGTTCAGCCTCACTCACCGCAACTGCAAAACTGCTCTCTGCTCTAAATCACACCTCTACTACACTCACAAATATATTAAATCTTATTCATAAATcctaatatttttatttagagagagagaaatagtTTAGATGGAGGGAGTGGGAGTGGGAGTGGGAGTGGGAGTGGGAGTGGGGAGGCGAGTACTTGAGAGGAGCTAGGTTtttagaattatatattttaaatttgaagaaagaaagaagaagaaaaaaagagtggGGAATGGAAATAATTAGAGGTGTGTGTATATGTGGATGTCGGAGAGAAGTGTGTAATGGTGGAAGAAGGGAAGGTTAGTGGTACGTACCACTTCCtgtcctttcttttttcttttcttttcttttcctttcttttcttttttttttatttttaatttttaattttactatttttcataCAAATCCTCCACAATATTTATTCTCTTCTTTCCTTtctatttcttttgttttccaTCAATGCCCTTCTATCTCTAAACTTTCTTCTTCTACCTTTTAACCCTCTTTAGTCTCTATTTCCCTTACCACCTCCTACCTCCTTCCCTTACCACCTCCTACCTCCTACACTATTTTCTTCTcgttcttctctctctctccctccctccctcccccctcccccttttaatatttcttaataccttttatatatatctataaactatttaaaaacatactaaaaagaaaatcaaataaattgTAGAGAATTGGATGGATTTTActctattttgtaaataattttaatattttattatttttgaaaatgtcttgttattatatgatatttaaaattagaaaaaaaatggtatCAAAGAGGATatgatttttaatttaaaatttcatataaaGATTTGAAAGGGAAGCCTAAGATTATTTGAGGgacttttaattttaaacttaATTACGAAAGTTCAAGGATTAAAGAGAAATATTTTCAACACTTAGGGATCAAATGTGTTTATTCTGATTAACCTAAGGACTAAAAGTATACATTTTTAAACTTAGAGACCAAACATacatatttttcaaaactttgagaataaaaaaaataataaaagaagacaTACTCATAcccatattatttttttctaatccatccttaatttaagatttaaaagGGTGAGATGAATTGAAATGTTAACTCAATAAATAGTAGATGTTGATGGATATTGGTGAAGAAAAACAaatgttaattattatttatattgtaataaaaaattaaattagctattaatttattaaatatagatttccattgttaattattatatttatattgtaataataataacaacgaTAAAATTTGAGATAATGTTGATTGGTGctatatatgttttaaaatgtttagggatatagaaaaatgtaaattgaaattgaatataggaataattaattaaaaaataggaatatatattgtttttgttttaagtGGAATTTATGAAGGTGTAGTGTAAGGGTTTAAAAAGGTTTGAAGGTCAAGAGGGCAATATCGTCCAACTAAAAGTAACAAATCATTGCatcatccataaatatatacatatacatatacatatatatattaattattccTCAGATGATCAGCCTCAGCCACACTCCAcgcttttttcttttatatacattattgtttattaaaagaaaaagaaaatgtaccCAATCCGTTTTGGAGGTCTTATAAATATCCCCATTTTATCCCATCTTTCTTTTTgctcatcttcatcttcttcttcttcttcttcttcttcttcttcttcttattcttcttcttcttcttcttctttcgttgttttttattttggtattCATCTGTAATGGCAGACCCAACCATTTACGACTTCCTTAGCCAAACAACAACAGCAGCTCCTTCAAATAATtcaacaacaacagcaacagTACTACCCAAAGCTGCTTCTTCAAGAAAATCACATTCTCAATCTCGCATTTTCCCATGTCTTTACTGCCCTCGCAAATTTTACACTTCTCAAGCCCTAGGCGGACACCAAAATGCACACAAGAGAGAAAGAGCCGCTGCCTCTCGTAAGGCGGCCGCCCTCACTACCTCTGAAATTCTTCATCTCGGTTGTTCCTCCCTTCAACACTCTCCTCCCCCACCCCCACCAACCATCACTACTACtcaccatcatcatcatctcccACCCCACTTCTATCCCCTTCCCACTCCAGTACCTTCTTTTCTCGACCACCACCATTCCTTTCATCACAACAATTTCTGTACTAACACCTCTGCCTCCCCCGATGCTCTCTCTCCCACCAACACTGACCCCGCACTTGAACATCTAAACATCGATCTTACTCTTCGCTTATAAACCTTTTCTCTTACCTTTCTCCCCcggcctttttttttttcctttttcttcttcttcttttttttttttttttttttttcttttgttgttttagCGGCGGTGTACTGGAGGAACTTCACGGCGGCGGACCGGAGTTTGTTTcgttcttctttttctttttctatttggtAGGACGTAGGATGATGTGAATATCAAAGCCAGGTGGCAGTTTTGTTTGGTTGTTTATGTTGAGAAACTGTTAGgacaaattttgtatatgagAAATCATATATTACAACATCTCCCACTATGGATTATTCTCGGTGCTatatttttcactttttatgctctatttcctttttctaaaaaaatataatccctttcttagtttctttctttctttttttctatatgTTTAATGAGTTATTTGTCGTTTTCCTTTTAACATATTTATGTTATATTTCGAAGTTTCCATTCTATGTACTTTATCCATTGAAGTGTGTGATTTTAGTCATTGTCTTCTCTTTTATATCTTTCCATAAACCAACTTTGATATTTGTTTTACATGTGAACGTCCATAATAACCCAAGATTAACTCCATTACTGTATACTCATCTCTAATTTTATACCGTTGtaaatttgtaaaaagaatggaaaaataaataaaaataggtacatgggttattattattattatttgataaatttttattgtttttagaaAGTGGAAAATGGGGGGAATCATTTGAAAGAATCCTGTCAATCATTTGGTGTGAGTTAGTACTATGTTGAGAGTTAAAAAGAGAGCTAGAAACATGATAATAATCATTGACAATTTCACTTTGATAAATTAAGGGAATCCACGTTCTTTATAAACTAGATAAATGATTTTTCTTCCTGTCAATTGGATATGAGATAGAATCTCATATTAcgaattaatttcaattttagatttatatttaaaaCTAATACATGAAACCTTTTTAATACCATTAATAAAAAGATATTAAGTAGATGTGAATTACATTACGAAATCCAATAAGAACGTAGTTTAATGATTAAGATATGTCCTCCCCAAGTTTaagtttatatattattatggttgactccaaaaaaaaataagagagctTTCTAGGTTAACCTAAGCTATTTATTTTCTTGTTAaaaactaaattgtttcaaaacTTAAATTTGTTGAGCTATACTAACTTGAAAGTTtcttatttattcctttttttatttccatttttGGGTATCTGCATTTTCAGCAATCTTCATTGGCTAAAAAATTTGAACACCAATCTCCACCAAGTTCGTTGCACTACAAATGCGTCTAAAAAGTTTTCATGGTGTCAAAGCTGCCTATGAGTTGAGACATAATAGAAAGGAATTCGAAaagtttacaaaaaaaaaaaaaactctagtatttgtatatataatttctataattttttattattattctttatatgCAATCTGTTAATTTTCTTAAACTTGACACCATTCTCAAAGAAGCTAAACATGACTGACAATTATTGAAAGTAATAACAATATCACAGTAAAAAAAATCTTCTCCAAATGGCTTTTGAGTTGTTATGAAAGAAAGTAAAAAGTTTGAGCATTTTTCTAGCAGTCCCAAacatatcatatatatatttttttatagaaataaaaaaataatcttaGATAGAATCATTGATATCTGATTATTTTGCAATACAAGCAAGAGTGATCATGAATACAGGGTCTCCACATTAAACGCCCCAGCTTATGAATAAAATTTACACCCACAAATTGGCATTACAATGAAAATTCACAAAAATAGACATGCGTTAGATTTTAcctgaaaaagaaaacaaatccTATGATCTATGGGAAGCACCAAATTGGCCACAAACGTCGGCTTTTCACCAACATCCTTATTAGCCACTGGcctaacaaacaaacaaatcgCCTCCGATAATTCTTGCCGGTTTCTCTTGCATGGAACAATCATATCTCAAAAGTTGGAACTTCAGCTGTAAAACCATGCTTGGCTTGATAAGCTAGACGAGGCCATAATTGTCTGTAAGGATCGctctctcttttatttgttaagTATGCGAGGCAGTTCTCTACCTCGCCCTTTACTTGAAGATATAGTTCGTGGGCTTTTTCTCTGTTGCGCAATTCCTCTTTCCgccctttatatatataacaattgaAGTTTATATCACTAGTTAACCAAGCACAACATATTAGAAGAATACAATTTTTTCTAGTTAACGTACCTTCAGTTTCGAATGGCTTTCCAAAATAGTAATAAAATCTTCCAGGAAGTTTAGGGATAATTCCAGGGAAGTGGACATCTTGATTTGCAACCTCGCCATTCATGTGAGCCCTGCCAAAACAGAGAGACCATTCAGAAACCTAACCAAGCAAGAAAAGTGATAAAGTGTTTACGGATAGATAACATTTGAGACGATAACAAAATGAACCTCAGTCTCACGGCTTCACTGGTTAGTTCCtctatttgttttttaaagAGTGGAATTTTCATTTGGTCTTCATAATCAAAAACCACCTGATGACAGATGAAAACTAATCAGTTTTTCAAAAGAGAACATAATTTAGCACTAACCACAAATGAAATGGTATGTTATGGGGGAAAGGGAAACGTACTTCACTAATATCATCTTCTCCCACAACACCAAAAGGTACAATTTTCGCTCCAAACCGAGCAGCCATCCGAATAAACTCTGATTGCTCAGGCCAGAATAGCTTATACGCTTCACCCTGCAtaaaaagatttgaaaataaatagAGGGTTAGCCCCCTTACTTTGTAGTCGACAATTGGGCCTTTGTAGGAAAAGACATGTATTGTCTTCTTGAATAAATCCCAGTTCTGCTTAGAGATTTTCCCTACTATTTATAAATAAACTGAATGTATTGTGTTTGTGTTGAACAAACTCATTATGGCTATTAAATTCATGTCAACTAAAAAGAAGGTAATGTAATCAAATTTTCATGCTGGTGATGGGATATATAAAGCAGACTAATGCCTTCAATTTGTCAGTCAACTTACCTTTCGATGTAGAGCCTCGCGCATGCCTCCGGGATATAATAAAACGTGAGACTTTGTAGAAAGAAGTTTATAGAAGTTCTTGGCAGTGACAGGAACTGCTCCCATCATTCTAAATGAATCATAGGATGCCAAGTCCGGTAAACGTCCTTCCTTCATTTTGATAAACATCAAAGGATGTGCCATCCCTCGTAAAATTATGTTCTTTTCTGTGAAGAACTGGCCTACCATGGGAGCTAATTCGAGTCCCAATAGCATATGATACCCGACGAACAGGACAGGACCTTCTTCAGGAATACCTGCGAGTCCTCTCACAATTCTTCCATCTTCTAGAGTTGAAAGCAGCACCGGACTAGTAGCAAAATTAACCAAACTATAGCAAAAAAACACTTGTTTATGTAAGAGTGGACTAGTGGTAACTAAAATTGTCATAAATTAAGCACTGAAAAAACATAAATCAATAGAGATTCCGAAACATCATCCCAGTACCTTCAAGATGGTGATCTATATGAATATACTGGCTCTATCATCATTAACTAAGAGTAGAAAACAACTGacagaaaaatatttatacgtGTTTGTGTCAAAGTGTAATCACCTAAACTCctcaaatatttttctaacTTCAGCAGGCGACGGTGGGATGAAATCTGAAACATAGTCCAGGTACTGTGAACGACGATAGAAACTGGCACCCCTGATTGTAGTAGCCAAATCAAGGCCATCCTCCTGCCATGCATTCAATAGCAGAATTATGTTATTTATTAATTTCAGGGAACTCCAGCCATTTCATATACTATTGGAAAAACAAAGTTGATAACAACCTCAATGAAATAGAACCAGCTGTGTTTGTAcgaagaagggaaaaaaaaggcttttcttttatctttttcaacATGAAACAAATAACAGTTTCTTCTCATCCTTCACTGTTTTTATATGCAAAATCTTTGTTTGAATAGACCGTTACTGGCTTTGATTGTTTTTTCGTttggaagagaaaaaagaaaagaataatctAACAATGAGAAACTTAACATTTACTCCACAAAAGAGAAATGGTCTCCTACCAAGAAAAGGAAATGGCCATTGTTGGAAAATCTTCTAATCTCACATTTTGGCAAAAACTGACGAAGTCTTCCACCTTCCTCCATACTGGGTAGCAACTGATCTCTGCCACTGTAAAGACAAAATAATTCATGATCATAAACAATTATAAATCTCTAAGAGAAGAGAAACATATATAATGatcacaaaaaaaattataaatctGAGACAAGAATTCATGatcacaaaaataatttatGGTTGCTTCCCAAAAAATATGACTACAAGATTGAAGATATATAGTGACCATCTTTCCACATCAGATTGTTCAGAGGCTAAGAAAGATTCTTGATTATACTAATACTACTGTCAACCATATTTGAATAAACGCATATCATTGTGATGGTCAGTGAGCTTAGGGATGTCAGATAAAACATCTTGCGTCATCTTTAGAAGACAAGGTACGCTGTTAATTTATTTCTGATCCAAAACTCCTCAATGCTACTGAACTATCTTTCATCCAGCATTAAGCAAGAGTTGAAATTTAACATCTAagccacaaaaaaaaaaattgtgaagcAAGGATGGCTTAATAACAGAATGGAAAGTTCACCAATCTTGCGTTGGTTTTCTGTCTTGGTTGGAACAATTTAAGTAGGGGGAGACTGCTAGAAGCTTGGCTAAATACATAGAAAAGTTCCCTTTAATGTTGTTGATTAAAAGGATTATGAAAGAAGATATGGACCTGCAGAGTATCAAAGTCTGAGCTTTTATGGCATGAAGCCGTGAGTTGGAATCCGCTGAAGCAGATTTAAGCATATTCAACTTCCAGATGAGTGTTTCTACAGGTAAAATATCAGCAAGAACCTGTAACATTGATCTTTAGCATGTGCATCATTGTTAACAAAATCCAGCTACAAAATATTCTTCATAAGTTTTTATGGAGATATTATGTTGAGAAATAATCTTTTATAATATTTGATTATGGGTGCACAGGTTGTTACAGAGCTCTTCTTACAGAGAGGTTAGAAGATACAGCACCAAGATCCTGTGATAATTCGCTGACAATTCTTTGCAATATGTCTCCCACACCAGCCAATGACAGCCTAGAAGCATCACCTAAAAAATACGCTGCCATCACTTACTTAATAAAGTAAAAGATGATTATGAATCACCAATTAATAAACATGATCCTTAAGAGCATAATCATTTTCAGGTCCAAAAGCCACAATCTAGGGATTTGAACTTGAAATCTTGTACTGCAATCAAATATGATATTCTTTTTGGATAAGAAATGATTTgattgaaaaatgaaatatcCAAAGAGAAACAGTAATTAAATATCATATTAAGTTCAATCTTTTCAATTTATTCTTTAACGATAATGTTATTTTAATCAGTTTCACGAAAAGGGTATTTTGAAGTACAATTTTCATAAAATCATCCAAACTCCAACTAATGAtcatacaaagaaaaaaaaaacttacctaGTGGAAATGAAGCATGTATTTGAACCAATAAGTACAGAAAATAAAACGTGAATCACAAGGAAAGAAAACCTTTCAGTAAATTCAGTATGTAAGGGAGGCTAACTTGCAATGATTCTGGCATGAATTCCAACAAAGATACTACAGGTTGTAATGGTGACTTGCTGAAAGAAGTAGCTGCCAGGGGAaagtacaaaaataaatattcaGTAGGGAAGAGATAACACAAAATGCTATCTGAAGTCCTAAATGTTTACACATTgaataaatatgtttatttGTATCATGAATCAAACCCCACCAAACAAAGATTTCAAAGAGCAAATTTTCACCCCAATAAATTGGTACCATCTTGATCTTCCATGTACACTCATCCGTTCCCACGCATCCCTcacaaaattacaaaatgttTGTGCAGCTCAATTtaaaaactttttctttttttttggtcTGCTGAGTATCAAACTTGGTAACAATCTTgcattttttagaaataaaatcaAAGTTCAACATCAGTCCACAACGGGCAAATCTCATGTAATCATTGAAGGTAATAAGATTCAACAAATAGTTCATTCAGCCTACCTGGATTAGACAAAATCAATATAATGTCGATATGTGGATTACGGGCAGCAACAGACAGAGCAAGACATGCTCCAAGAGATTCTCCAGCAACATATATTGGTTTCTTTGGTGAACGACGATGTTCATCTTTTACTGTCTTTTCAACCAACTTCAGCAATTCTGCATTGAGTTAAATAATTCAGACTCCATGATATTTTAATCCGCCAATGTTGCAGAATCGACAGCTCAGTCTCACTTTTAATGACAGAAAACAACTCAGTATTACCAATAAAGATTTCGTAAgctaaatttaatttagttaagTGACCCCAATTAGAATCATCATCTCCCAAAACGGATGATGATTGTTATTCTTTAAATAGATAGATCCATCACTCGGTAAGAACCATTGTGGTCTCAATTAGTAAAGTGTACTTAATT
Encoded proteins:
- the LOC103491832 gene encoding phytyl ester synthase 2, chloroplastic-like, with the translated sequence MAATGACVFHGVLFSAFRRDRTSFNGTFKSSPIAIHNAPRFAAVPTTSMDQVASSSSPEETASTSSVGDLFGNARFDKTYKYATTAIVGVGAENGTRFNSGSEDTEVRRSLNDYFEQSVELIRSDNGPPRWFSPLESGSRIDNSPLLLFLPGIDGVGLGLIKHHQRLGKIFDVWCLHIPVRDRTPFTELLKLVEKTVKDEHRRSPKKPIYVAGESLGACLALSVAARNPHIDIILILSNPATSFSKSPLQPVVSLLEFMPESLQVSLPYILNLLKGDASRLSLAGVGDILQRIVSELSQDLGAVSSNLSVLADILPVETLIWKLNMLKSASADSNSRLHAIKAQTLILCSGRDQLLPSMEEGGRLRQFLPKCEIRRFSNNGHFLFLEDGLDLATTIRGASFYRRSQYLDYVSDFIPPSPAEVRKIFEEFSLVNFATSPVLLSTLEDGRIVRGLAGIPEEGPVLFVGYHMLLGLELAPMVGQFFTEKNIILRGMAHPLMFIKMKEGRLPDLASYDSFRMMGAVPVTAKNFYKLLSTKSHVLLYPGGMREALHRKGEAYKLFWPEQSEFIRMAARFGAKIVPFGVVGEDDISEVVFDYEDQMKIPLFKKQIEELTSEAVRLRAHMNGEVANQDVHFPGIIPKLPGRFYYYFGKPFETEGRKEELRNREKAHELYLQVKGEVENCLAYLTNKRESDPYRQLWPRLAYQAKHGFTAEVPTFEI